The genomic window AATTGCAAAACTATTTGTCATTCCCGAATGCTTCTATCGGGAATACGGTTTTTCAAGCAGTTAGAACCAGATTCCCGCTTAAAATCATTGCGGGAATGACAGAATGTGAGAGTTTTGCAATTGCCTCAAAGGTTTTAAACTTAAAGAAACTTGTTTGTAACATTATGAATTACTCAATTCACTTATTTTACCGCAAAGGGACAATCACTCCCTCGGCGAATTGCCCAGGCTGCGCCGAATTCTGCAGGAAGAGGAGGGGGCCGTCATTACTGACCAGATCCAGCTTCCCATCGCCATTGAAGTCGCCGCCGGCGATGGAATGGGGCGTATAACCCCCTCCGTAGTTTTGAGGCAGGAGGAACGCCCCCGGTTTTGCGGCGTCCTGGATAAAGACCTGTACGATACCGGGACTTTGTGATGAATAGACGACAGCGGCCAGGGCCAGATCAGGCCTGCCATCACCGTTGAAGTCGCCTACGGCAAGCGAACGTGAGCCGTTTGCGGATGCGTAATTTTGAACGGCAAGAAATTGTCCGGGATTGAGCCGGTCCTGAAGACGAATCGCGATGCTCGAGTTGCCGCCGTCTGATGAACCACCGGCATTTGCGACTGCCAGGTCCGGCAGTCCGTCGCCATCGATATCTTGAGTGACAACAAATGATGCACGGGGGCCTGCCGCATAGGAAACGGCCGGCAAGAATGTCCCCGGCGCCGCGGGATCCTGGGTGAAAATGTATATTTTATCGGAACTGGTCGCCGCGAGGTCAGCCTTGCCATCCCCATTCAGATCGGCAATGGCCGTCGAGGAGACGCCAGACGGCAGTGCAAGACGGATGGACGTCAGGAAGCCTCCCGGCTGGGCAGGATTTTGCAAGAGGATGCTTATTCCTTCATTGGTTGCGGCGGCAATGTCGGGCCGCCCATCGTCGTTTAAATCGCCGACCGCCACGAAGTTCGTGTAAACTCCGGTGGCATGGTTTACTGCCGCCTGGAAACTGCCCGAAGCGGTCGTATCCTGCAAAAGTACGGACACATCGTTGGAACTTGTATTGGCCGTCACAAGATCAAGTTTGCCATCGCTATTCAGGTCGGCAACGGCGATATGCCAGGGGTCGCTGCCGACGGAATATTCCACGGCGGAAAAAGAGAGACCGAAAAGGGCAGGATCCTGCAAATAGACTACTACATGCCCGGGATGAGGCGGGGGCCCTGCCACGTAAGTCGTAGCCAAAGCCAAGTCGAGTTTGCCGTCTCCATTCAAGTCCCCCGTTGCGACGGCATCATTCATCGTAAAAGGCGGTATCACATCCCCACCACCGCCTCCGCCGCAGGCGGTACATAAGCCAAGCAATAAAAGGGCGAGCAGAATGGACTTCCTCTTGAATGTTCTCAT from Syntrophobacterales bacterium includes these protein-coding regions:
- a CDS encoding VCBS repeat-containing protein translates to MRTFKRKSILLALLLLGLCTACGGGGGGDVIPPFTMNDAVATGDLNGDGKLDLALATTYVAGPPPHPGHVVVYLQDPALFGLSFSAVEYSVGSDPWHIAVADLNSDGKLDLVTANTSSNDVSVLLQDTTASGSFQAAVNHATGVYTNFVAVGDLNDDGRPDIAAATNEGISILLQNPAQPGGFLTSIRLALPSGVSSTAIADLNGDGKADLAATSSDKIYIFTQDPAAPGTFLPAVSYAAGPRASFVVTQDIDGDGLPDLAVANAGGSSDGGNSSIAIRLQDRLNPGQFLAVQNYASANGSRSLAVGDFNGDGRPDLALAAVVYSSQSPGIVQVFIQDAAKPGAFLLPQNYGGGYTPHSIAGGDFNGDGKLDLVSNDGPLLFLQNSAQPGQFAEGVIVPLR